A region of Planctomycetia bacterium DNA encodes the following proteins:
- the rpsI gene encoding 30S ribosomal protein S9, producing MAVEQGVRSARTGDHITATGRRKTAVARVRLRPGSGAITVNGRELDAYFPAIKDRVLVAGVLEQVGKQGAVTVDITVDGGGLTGQAGACRLGIARALKALETDLAEPLRQSGLLTRDGRMKERKKYGLRGARRGTQFSKR from the coding sequence ATGGCTGTTGAGCAGGGCGTCAGATCGGCACGGACCGGGGATCACATCACGGCGACGGGCCGGCGCAAGACGGCCGTGGCCCGGGTGCGTCTCCGTCCCGGGTCGGGTGCGATCACGGTCAACGGTCGTGAACTCGATGCCTACTTTCCAGCCATCAAGGACCGGGTGCTCGTGGCTGGCGTCCTCGAGCAGGTCGGCAAGCAGGGAGCCGTGACCGTGGACATCACGGTCGACGGCGGCGGTCTCACGGGCCAGGCGGGCGCCTGCCGGCTGGGCATTGCCCGAGCCCTCAAGGCCCTGGAGACCGATCTGGCCGAACCGCTCCGCCAGAGCGGTCTGCTGACCCGCGACGGCCGGATGAAGGAACGCAAGAAGTACGGCCTACGGGGTGCCCGGCGCGGCACGCAGTTCAGCAAGCGTTAG
- the pntA gene encoding NAD(P) transhydrogenase subunit alpha: MKVAVVKETFPGERRVALVPAAIPPLVKSGLEILVESSAGSAAGFADDDYRAAGATVVSRDEAFAADCVLFVRTCGACGDGWHADRDRLRPGVILIGLCDPLSSADACREAADRGATLFSLELVPRITRAQSMDVLSSQANIAGYRAVLLAATSLPRILPMMTTAAGTLTPAKVLVLGAGVAGLQAIATAKRLGAQVSAYDVRPAVKEQVQSLGAKFVELPLETGASETAGGYAKAMGEEFYAKQRELLGKVVAESDAVICTALIPGQKAPVLVTREMVARMRPGSVIVDMAAERGGNCEGSRPDETLVIDGVTILGPTNLPADVPAHTSQLYARNVATFLAHLVKSGLPNVSADDEICRDTLVARGGQLVHPKVRERAGLPPLAAPAPAAG, encoded by the coding sequence ATGAAGGTTGCCGTCGTCAAAGAAACGTTTCCCGGCGAGCGGCGCGTGGCGCTCGTGCCGGCCGCGATCCCGCCCCTCGTCAAGTCGGGGCTGGAGATCCTCGTCGAGTCATCCGCCGGTTCGGCGGCTGGCTTCGCCGACGACGACTACCGGGCCGCCGGTGCAACGGTCGTGTCGCGCGACGAGGCGTTCGCCGCCGACTGCGTGCTCTTCGTGCGAACCTGCGGCGCCTGTGGCGACGGCTGGCACGCCGACCGAGACCGTCTCCGGCCCGGGGTCATCCTCATCGGCCTCTGCGACCCCCTCTCGTCGGCCGACGCCTGCCGCGAGGCCGCCGACCGCGGTGCCACGCTCTTTTCGCTCGAACTCGTGCCGCGGATCACGCGGGCCCAGAGCATGGACGTCCTCTCCAGCCAGGCCAACATCGCCGGCTACCGGGCCGTGCTCCTCGCGGCCACCTCCCTGCCGCGCATCCTGCCGATGATGACCACGGCCGCCGGCACGCTCACGCCCGCCAAGGTCCTGGTGCTCGGGGCCGGCGTCGCCGGTCTGCAGGCGATCGCCACCGCCAAGCGGCTCGGGGCGCAGGTCAGCGCCTACGACGTCCGCCCCGCGGTCAAGGAGCAGGTGCAGAGCCTCGGTGCCAAGTTCGTCGAACTGCCGCTGGAGACCGGCGCGAGCGAGACCGCCGGCGGCTATGCCAAGGCGATGGGGGAGGAGTTTTACGCCAAGCAGCGCGAACTCCTCGGCAAGGTGGTGGCCGAGAGCGATGCCGTGATCTGCACCGCGCTCATACCCGGCCAGAAGGCACCGGTCCTCGTGACCCGCGAGATGGTGGCGCGGATGAGGCCCGGCAGCGTGATCGTGGACATGGCCGCCGAGCGCGGCGGCAACTGCGAGGGCTCGCGGCCGGACGAGACGCTGGTCATCGACGGCGTCACCATCCTCGGGCCGACGAACCTGCCGGCCGACGTGCCCGCGCACACCAGCCAGCTCTACGCCCGCAACGTGGCCACGTTCCTCGCCCACCTCGTGAAGAGCGGCCTGCCGAACGTCTCCGCCGACGACGAGATCTGCCGCGACACGCTCGTCGCCCGCGGCGGCCAGCTCGTTCACCCGAAGGTCCGCGAGCGGGCCGGCCTGCCGCCGCTCGCGGCCCCCGCGCCGGCCGCCGGCTGA
- the pntB gene encoding NAD(P) transhydrogenase subunit beta, whose protein sequence is MTTQAWINLAYLAASMLFIVAFKLMTGPRTAVRGNYLGAAGMAIALLAACCEPEVGKTLAARGGWPLGLVAVAAVIGAVIGAVMAVKYPMTGMPQMVALLNGFGGAASTLVAGAELWNKPLAAEGARDLESWTQFAIATALTGLIGAVTFWGSLVAFGKLEELPQFKKAWTDPNRHWINLGLAIATLLLVIGVCVYPRSILLYWLLVIVGSVLGCTLTMPIGGADMPVVICLLNSYSGLAAAAAGFVIDNSVLVIAGSLVGASGLILTAIMCQAMNRSLVGVLFGGLGTTAAANADDVYAGKVKSVSAEEIAMLLEGASRVVIVPGYGLAVAQAQHAVRELANALEKRGVTVEYAIHPVAGRMPGHMNVLLAEADIPYEKLREMDDINPTFPETDVAIVIGANDVVNPAARTDPKSPIAGMPILDVDKARTVVVVKRSLSPGFAGIPNPLFAADNTLMYFADGKKAILDLTAAVQRS, encoded by the coding sequence ATGACGACCCAAGCCTGGATCAATCTCGCCTACCTCGCCGCGTCGATGCTGTTCATCGTGGCCTTCAAGCTCATGACCGGCCCGCGAACGGCCGTCCGCGGCAACTACCTCGGCGCCGCCGGCATGGCCATCGCCCTACTGGCCGCCTGCTGCGAGCCCGAAGTCGGCAAAACGCTCGCTGCCCGGGGAGGATGGCCGCTCGGGCTCGTCGCCGTGGCCGCCGTGATCGGCGCGGTGATCGGCGCCGTGATGGCCGTCAAGTATCCGATGACGGGCATGCCGCAGATGGTGGCCCTGCTCAACGGCTTCGGCGGCGCGGCCTCGACGCTCGTGGCCGGGGCCGAACTGTGGAACAAGCCGCTCGCCGCGGAGGGAGCGCGGGACCTCGAATCCTGGACCCAGTTCGCGATCGCCACGGCCCTCACCGGGCTGATCGGCGCCGTCACCTTCTGGGGCAGTCTCGTGGCCTTCGGCAAGCTCGAGGAACTGCCGCAGTTCAAGAAGGCCTGGACCGATCCGAACCGCCACTGGATCAACCTCGGCCTGGCGATCGCCACGCTCCTGCTGGTCATCGGCGTCTGCGTGTATCCGAGATCGATTCTCCTCTACTGGCTGCTGGTGATCGTCGGCAGCGTCCTCGGCTGCACGCTCACGATGCCGATCGGCGGGGCCGACATGCCGGTCGTGATCTGCCTGCTCAACAGTTATTCGGGACTGGCCGCGGCGGCGGCCGGGTTCGTGATCGACAACTCGGTGCTGGTGATCGCCGGGTCGCTCGTCGGCGCCTCGGGGCTGATCCTCACGGCGATCATGTGCCAGGCGATGAACCGTTCGCTCGTCGGCGTGCTCTTCGGCGGCCTGGGGACGACGGCCGCGGCGAACGCCGACGACGTCTACGCCGGCAAGGTGAAGAGCGTGAGCGCCGAGGAGATCGCCATGCTCCTCGAGGGGGCGAGCCGGGTGGTGATCGTGCCCGGCTACGGACTGGCGGTCGCCCAGGCCCAGCACGCGGTCCGGGAGCTGGCCAACGCCCTGGAGAAGCGCGGCGTGACGGTCGAGTATGCGATCCATCCCGTTGCCGGGCGGATGCCGGGGCACATGAACGTGCTCCTCGCCGAGGCCGACATCCCCTACGAAAAGCTCCGGGAGATGGACGACATCAATCCGACGTTCCCGGAGACCGACGTGGCGATCGTGATCGGGGCCAACGACGTGGTGAACCCGGCGGCGCGGACCGACCCGAAGAGCCCGATCGCGGGGATGCCGATTCTCGACGTGGACAAGGCGCGGACGGTGGTCGTGGTGAAGCGGTCGCTGTCGCCCGGCTTCGCCGGCATCCCCAACCCGCTGTTCGCGGCCGACAACACGCTGATGTACTTCGCCGACGGCAAGAAGGCGATACTTGATCTTACGGCGGCTGTTCAGCGGAGCTGA
- the hemN gene encoding coproporphyrinogen III oxidase, which translates to MRLVSLGTEPGGLPRAEYDAEMNEPAPVPRHAYVHVPFCRRRCGYCDFALVAGRDELVERFFTALDRELGRLERPLDIDTLYLGGGTPSHLGPAGLRRLFDLLTPLLCLGRGAEVTAEANPNDVSAAWVAAAADCGVTRVSLGAQSLDAKTLRALDRDHSPDDVHRAVALLQAEGLAVNVDLMTAAPGQSLADVERDLDAVAALGVGHVSVYCLTWEKGTAFESARRSGRLVAAAEDLERDMFLAAIERLEAAGFAHYEVSNFARPGARCRHNEAYWDCRPWEAFGPGAARFDGRTRITNHRSPTTWMTRVLAGADASGDIDAMTAEDAARERLVVGLRRRDGIHRQAFRAASGHDVDVLAGVAIADWVAQGLATDDGDQIRLTRAGMLVSDGLWSAVLVK; encoded by the coding sequence GTGCGGCTCGTGAGCCTAGGAACCGAGCCGGGCGGGCTTCCGCGGGCGGAGTACGATGCTGAGATGAACGAGCCAGCGCCGGTCCCGCGGCACGCCTACGTGCATGTCCCGTTCTGCCGCCGGCGCTGCGGCTACTGCGACTTCGCGCTCGTGGCCGGCCGCGACGAACTCGTCGAGCGATTCTTCACGGCCCTGGACCGCGAACTCGGGCGGCTCGAGCGGCCGCTCGACATCGACACGCTGTACCTCGGCGGCGGCACGCCCTCGCACCTCGGCCCCGCCGGGCTGCGCCGGCTGTTCGACCTGCTGACGCCGCTGCTCTGTCTCGGCCGCGGGGCCGAGGTCACGGCCGAGGCGAACCCGAACGACGTCTCGGCGGCCTGGGTCGCGGCCGCCGCCGACTGCGGCGTCACCCGGGTGAGCCTGGGCGCCCAGTCGCTCGATGCGAAGACCCTGCGGGCCCTCGACCGCGACCATTCGCCGGACGACGTCCATCGGGCCGTGGCCCTGCTCCAGGCGGAAGGCCTGGCCGTCAACGTCGACCTGATGACGGCGGCGCCGGGCCAGTCGCTCGCCGACGTGGAGCGGGACCTCGACGCGGTCGCCGCGCTCGGCGTCGGGCACGTCTCCGTCTACTGCCTGACCTGGGAGAAGGGGACGGCGTTCGAGTCGGCCCGCCGGTCCGGCCGCCTCGTGGCTGCCGCCGAGGACCTGGAGCGAGACATGTTTCTTGCAGCGATCGAGCGTCTGGAGGCCGCGGGGTTCGCCCACTACGAGGTCTCCAACTTCGCCCGGCCGGGAGCACGATGCCGGCACAACGAGGCCTACTGGGACTGCCGGCCGTGGGAGGCGTTTGGCCCCGGCGCGGCCCGCTTCGACGGCCGGACGAGGATCACCAATCATCGCAGTCCGACGACGTGGATGACCCGGGTGCTCGCCGGCGCCGACGCGAGCGGCGACATCGATGCGATGACGGCCGAGGATGCGGCCCGGGAGCGGCTCGTGGTCGGATTGCGGCGCCGTGACGGGATTCACCGGCAGGCATTCCGGGCGGCGAGCGGTCATGACGTGGACGTGCTGGCCGGCGTTGCGATCGCGGACTGGGTCGCCCAGGGCCTGGCGACCGACGACGGTGACCAGATCCGGCTCACGCGGGCCGGGATGCTGGTGTCGGACGGACTGTGGAGCGCGGTGCTGGTGAAGTGA